One segment of Rosa chinensis cultivar Old Blush chromosome 6, RchiOBHm-V2, whole genome shotgun sequence DNA contains the following:
- the LOC112173304 gene encoding probable flavin-containing monooxygenase 1, with product MGKKVAIIGAGISGLLACKYTLSKGFQPIVFESSSTIGGVWTKTFESTKLQTPKAVYQFSDFPWPSSVTEDFPNQHQVMDYIQSYAQHFDLLRHIKFNTKVCGIEYEGPSEDEMQLWSLWAGTGEPFSSKGKWKVTLEDKQSPSTEVYLVDFLVLCIGRFSGIPNIPKFPPNKGPEEFHGEVIHSMEYASKDYESAAEFVKGKQVTVVGFQKSALDIAMECSNANGVEHPCTVLYKTEHWNVPDYLPWGVPLAYLYLNRFSELLVHKPGEGLLLSLLATILSPLRWAFSKFVETYIDKKLGLSKYGMVPKHSFLQEISSCLISTVPEKFYDRVQEGSILLKKSPKSFGFCQEGILVEGENSPVKTDLVILATGFRGDEKLKDIFVSPTFQDYIAGSPKSTLPLYRECIHGRIPQLAVIGFSESVSNLYTSEMRCRWLAELLGGTFKVPSIKDMEKDVNQWDEYAKRYSGKYYRRSCIGALHIWYNDQLCKDMGWNPKRKKGLLAELFEPYGPTDYISIISK from the exons ATGGGGAAGAAGGTGGCCATAATAGGAGCTGGGATCAGTGGCCTTCTTGCCTGCAAGTACACCCTTTCAAAGGGCTTTCAACCCATCGTGTTCGAATCCTCGAGCACCATCGGAGGGGTATGGACCAAAACTTTTGAGAGTACCAAGCTCCAAACTCCTAAAGCAGTCTACCAATTCTCAGATTTTCCATGGCCTTCTTCAGTGACAGAGGACTTTCCAAACCAGCATCAAGTTATGGATTACATCCAATCATACGCTCAACATTTCGACTTGCTCAGGCACATCAAATTCAATACCAAAGTGTGTGGTATAGAGTATGAAGGTCCATCTGAGGATGAGATGCAATTATGGAGTCTCTGGGCCGGCACCGGTGAGCCTTTCAGCTCGAAGGGGAAATGGAAAGTTACGCTAGAAGACAAACAAAGCCCTTCAACTGAG GTTTACTTGGTAGACTTTTTAGTCCTCTGCATTGGACGATTCAGTGGTATTCCAAACATTCCCAAATTTCCTCCGAACAAGGGTCCAGAAGAATTTCATGGCGAGGTCATACACTCGATGGAATATGCTTCCAAGGATTACGAAAGCGCCGCTGAATTTGTGAAAGGAAAGCAAGTAACAGTTGTTGGGTTTCAGAAATCTGCATTGGACATTGCAATGGAGTGCTCAAATGCAAATG GGGTAGAACATCCATGTACAGTGTTGTACAAGACAGAACACTGGAATGTTCCTGACTATCTCCCATGGGGTGTGCCTCTGGCGTACTTATACCTCAATCGCTTCTCGGAGCTTTTGGTTCATAAGCCGGGTGAAGGCCTCCTACTCAGTCTCCTTGCAACAATTCTTTCACCTCTG AGATGGGCATTTTCAAAATTTGTTGAAACCTACATAGATAAGAAGCTTGGGTTATCCAAGTATGGAATGGTACCAAAGCATAGTTTCCTCCAAGAAATCAGTTCCTGTCTGATCTCAACCGTGCCTGAAAAATTCTATGACCGAGTCCAAGAAGGAAGCATTTTACTTAAGAAATCTCCCAAAAGCTTCGGCTTTTGCCAAGAAGGCATTTTGGTTGAAGGAGAAAACTCCCCTGTAAAGACAGATTTGGTCATATTGGCTACTGGATTTAGAGGTGATGAGAAGCTTAAAGACATCTTTGTGTCACCAACATTTCAAGACTACATAGCTGGATCACCCAAGTCCACTTTACCTCTCTACAG GGAATGCATCCATGGACGAATTCCACAACTAGCTGTAATTGGATTCTCCGAGAGTGTCTCAAACTTGTACACATCCGAGATGAGGTGCAGATGGCTAGCAGAGCTTCTTGGAGGCACATTCAAGGTACCAAGCATAAAAGACATGGAGAAAGATGTGAACCAATGGGATGAGTATGCCAAGCGATATTCCGGAAAATACTACCGCAGATCATGCATCGGAGCACTGCACATATGGTACAATGACCAATTGTGCAAGGATATGGGTTGGAATCCCAAAAGGAAGAAGGGACTTCTTGCTGAACTATTTGAGCCTTATGGCCCAACGGATTATATTTCCAttataagtaaataa